The following coding sequences are from one Musa acuminata AAA Group cultivar baxijiao chromosome BXJ1-6, Cavendish_Baxijiao_AAA, whole genome shotgun sequence window:
- the LOC135677637 gene encoding AT-hook motif nuclear-localized protein 25-like has product MAGKESGGSRDDSSLYLHHLLGPPAPPTHVPPEESKLPQKESPNPADHGDGSGERPTTSAAAAVGPVRRPRGRPLGSKNKPKPPIIVTCDSPNALHSHVLEVAAGADVVECVNEYARRRGRGVSVLSGGGAVVNVALRQPGASAPGGVVATLRGRFEILSLTGTVLPPPAPLGATGLTVFLAGGQGQVIGGSVVGPLVAAGPVVLMTASFSNAMYEHLPLEGEEEPTEATAAEGQQPGGLQSSAVTSSGHEGGDGGVGAVGLPFYSLGASTGNYQHPGDAFGWATGSNLRPPF; this is encoded by the coding sequence ATGGCAGGAAAGGAGTCTGGTGGCAGCAGAGACGACTCTTCTCTCTACCTCCACCACCTCCTTGGCCCGCCAGCGCCCCCGACGCACGTCCCGCCCGAAGAGTCCAAGCTGCCTCAGAAGGAAAGCCCGAATCCCGCGGACCATGGCGATGGCAGCGGTGAACGACCTACTACCTCTGCTGCCGCCGCTGTAGGTCCTGTCCGCCGCCCCCGCGGCCGGCCCCTTGGTTCCAAGAACAAGCCGAAGCCGCCTATTATAGTCACGTGCGACAGCCCCAACGCCCTCCATTCCCACGTGCTCGAGGTCGCGGCCGGCGCCGACGTGGTCGAGTGCGTCAACGAGTACGCCCGGCGCCGCGGCCGGGGTGTGTCCGTCCTCAGCGGCGGCGGAGCTGTCGTCAACGTTGCCCTCCGCCAGCCTGGAGCCTCGGCGCCGGGGGGCGTGGTGGCCACCCTCAGGGGTAGGTTCGAGATCCTCTCGCTGACCGGGACCGTCCTCCCGCCTCCCGCGCCGCTCGGTGCGACCGGCCTAACCGTGTTTCTGGCCGGAGGGCAGGGGCAGGTGATCGGAGGAAGCGTGGTTGGACCGCTGGTGGCGGCGGGGCCGGTGGTGCTGATGACGGCGTCGTTCTCCAATGCCATGTACGAGCATCTGCCGTTGGAAGGCGAGGAGGAACCGACAGAGGCAACAGCAGCGGAGGGGCAGCAACCCGGCGGTTTGCAGTCCTCAGCAGTTACTAGCAGTGGCCATGAAGGTGGTGACGGAGGAGTTGGCGCCGTCGGCCTTCCGTTCTACAGTTTGGGTGCAAGCACGGGGAATTACCAGCACCCAGGTGATGCTTTTGGATGGGCTACCGGTAGTAATCTTCGGCCACCATTTTGA
- the LOC103986860 gene encoding uncharacterized protein LOC103986860, with protein sequence MDRQAQEYLTAMAFAQQQQQQASMQPQQQFGFHPQPQQFPHQVHGSPFLPPHPSQPFPAYHHHFPPQQQIFPHHLPLNLQQQQQALAALEPHNLPLHIMAQAAYTHPYESAPPVAPPSDPELQQRIDMLVEYVAKNGSEFESMVCEKQRDNPDYSFLFGGEGHNYYRYKCWLYTRPPGAPSHHSFHSSSMPMIPSSHNPMLNPSAVNPTLISTPAGPTGSVFGAPQLHQPSYPPFYDQHQKLHSQPFMGQPRPDYELSTKSFKGLSGPLPSDVAAELSSVLINLTGTKESIKGAKVWFMQRSPFAPALAESLRDRIFALDDSERQMHIIFLVNDILFDSLQHRISPQELDNEALAFRPVLGSMLAKIYNNPHNKDANQSRLEKILQFWASKEVYNQDTVTSLEREMTGGLPCRSAAQVEAVGGLNSSNLTGLTPQQWSDNKNSDLSFQSQEVTNKHLLPTSALQFTPTVTQQTPSSLTLPVQPTVPTALPQLQPNSAASIMDQGPSPYPLFPPGLIPDMVRKTQIGSGVPYSPLSTLDIPTVIAPSTMSPSKVLDQVSKFFKEIGEINPSEGPIRQSASDDEYDECGMDPPARKGGACIPPPNLKMDAETGAYADGSVDRKAGSGGSGRLGLGATADPNEVSQYDDVYSSYRKQRSTNYHSSMSARAASR encoded by the exons ATGGATCGGCAAGCTCAGGAGTACTTAACAGCCATGGCCTTTGCtcagcaacaacagcagcaggcAAGCATGCAACCACAACAACAGTTTGGATTTCATCCACAACCTCAGCAATTTCCTCATCAAGTACATGGTTCACCATTCCTGCCTCCTCATCCCTCTCAACCATTTCCTGCCTATCATCACCACTTTCCCCCACAGCAGCAGATTTTTCCTCAtcatcttcctcttaatcttcaacAACAACAGCAGGCCTTAGCTGCCTTAGAACCTCATAATTTACCCCTTCATATCATGGCACAAGCGGCTTACACACATCCATATGAGTCAGCTCCACCAGTTGCTCCACCTTCAGATCCTGAGCTTCAACAGCGGATTGATATGTTGGTGGAATATGTTGCCAAGAATGGCTCTGAATTTGAATCTATGGTCTGTGAGAAACAGCGTGACAATCCTGATTACAGTTTCCTTTTTGGCGGCGAAGGACATAATTACTATAGATATAAGTGCTGGCTATACACACGACCACCTGGTGCACCCTCCCACCATTCTTTCCACTCCTCTTCAATGCCTATGATTCCTTCATCTCATAATCCAATGTTAAATCCATCTGCCGTAAATCCTACTCTCATAAGCACTCCAGCTGGTCCAACGGGTTCTGTGTTCGGAGCACCACAGTTGCATCAACCTTCTTATCCACCCTTTTATGATCAGCATCAGAAGTTGCACTCCCAACCTTTCATGGGACAACCTCGACCTGATTATGAACTGTCAACAAAGTCATTCAAGGGGCTATCAGGTCCACTTCCATCTGATGTTGCTGCAGAGCTTAGTAGTGTGCTTATCAATCTTACTGGCACCAAAGAATCAATAAAGGGGGCCAAAGTGTGGTTTATGCAAAGGTCACCTTTTGCACCAGCTCTAGCTGAGTCACTTAGAGACAGAATTTTTGCTTTAGATGATTCTGAGAGGCAGATGCATATCATTTTTCTGGTCAATGACATTCTCTTTGACAG CTTGCAACACCGAATCAGTCCTCAAGAACTGGATAATGAAGCACTTGCATTTAGACCTGTGTTGGGATCCATGCTTGCAAAAATTTACAATAATCCTCATAACAAAGATGCTAACCAGTCTCGTTTGGAGAAGATATTACAGTTTTGGGCATCGAAGGAAGTGTATAACCAGGATACTGTTACTAGCCTTGAGAGAGAAATGACTGGTGGATTACCATGTCGGTCAGCAGCACAAGTGGAAGCAGTAGGTGGATTAAACTCCTCAAATCTCACAG GCTTAACACCACAACAATGGTCAGACAATAAAAATTCTGATCTGAGTTTCCAAAGTCAAGAAGTCACCAACAAACATTTGCTTCCAACTTCAGCTCTGCAGTTCACACCTACTGTAACACAGCAGACTCCATCCTCGCTCACTCTTCCAGTCCAACCAACTGTGCCGACAGCTCTCCCTCAGCTGCAACCCAATTCCGCAGCCAGCATAATGGATCAAGGTCCTTCACCTTATCCTTTGTTCCCTCCTGGCCTCATCCCTGACATGGTGAGGAAGACGCAGATCGGTAGTGGTGTTCCCTACTCTCCTTTAAGTACTCTTGATATCCCCACTGTGATTGCCCCATCCACCATGTCCCCTTCAAAGGTTCTCGATCAAGTGTCCAAGTTCTTCAAAGAGATTGGAGAGATCAACCCATCAGAAGGGCCAATTAGACAGTCTGCATCAGATGATGAATACGATGAATGTGGGATGGATCCTCCCGCTCGAAAGGGAGGGGCATGCATTCCTCCACCGAACTTGAAGATGGATGCAGAAACTGGAGCGTATGCTGATGGTAGCGTTGATCGAAAAGCAGGATCGGGTGGCTCAGGAAGGTTGGGACTCGGAGCCACTGCAGACCCCAATGAGGTGAGCCAGTACGATGATGTCTATTCTTCCTATCGCAAACAGAGAAGCACCAACTATCATTCTTCAATGAGTGCCAGAGCTGCATCGAGGTGA